The following are encoded together in the Anoplopoma fimbria isolate UVic2021 breed Golden Eagle Sablefish chromosome 9, Afim_UVic_2022, whole genome shotgun sequence genome:
- the atg4da gene encoding cysteine protease atg4da, whose translation MNSVSPSAVQYVGGVMQDELVESRRQQPLERQGSFGLRPAPTPDPSREATGEPDEMDKLKAKLMSAWNNVKYGWTVKSKTSFNKISPVTVLGHSYLLNSEDEVERFRSAFVSRIWLTYRREFPQLEGSTWTTDCGWGCMLRSGQMLLAQGLLVHLMPRDWTWPDVQQLTEVDFEVFRPRSPARAGGVPIPSFGSPRGSNTPEKSLTSDPAPKCSQRKRPECVRDRQAEPIHHKLLTWFGDQPPAPFGLHQLVEIGKSSGKKAGDWYGPSIVAHIVRKAVAKTSVLHNLAVYVAQDCTVYKEDVVNLCDLSLSQTPPDPSSQAWKSVIILVPVRLGGEALNPSYIECVKNILKLDCCIGIIGGKPKHSLYFIGFQDEQLLYLDPHYCQPVVDVSQVNFSLESFHCSSPKKMPFNRMDPSCTIGFYAKNKKDFESLCSAVSVALSSSKEKYPIFTFVEGQGQDYGLEGHSSNLSGPAAHILPPGNLSRSNNRRNSDEFVFL comes from the exons ATGAACTCCGTTTCCCCCAGCGCGGTACAGTACGTAGGGGGAGTGATGCAGGACGAGCTGGTGGAGAGCCGGAGGCAGCAGCCCCTGGAGCGGCAGGGCAGCTTTGGTCTCAGGCCAGCACCGACTCCAGATCCCAGCAGAGAGGCCACCGGAGAGCCTGACGAGATGGACAAACTGAAAGCCAAACTGATGTCGGCATGGAACAACGTCAAATATG GTTGGACTGTTAAGTCCAAAACCTCCTTCAACAAGATATCGCCGGTCACTGTCCTGGGACACTCCTATCTGCTCAACAGTGAAG ATGAGGTGGAGCGGTTTCGTTCGGCTTTTGTGTCCAGGATTTGGCTGACCTACAGGAGGGAGTTCCCTCAGCTGGAGGGCTCCACCTGGACCACAGACTGCGGCTGGGGCTGTATGCTGCGCAGCGGGCAGATGCTGCTGGCTCAGGGGCTCCTGGTCCATCTGATGCCAAGAG ATTGGACTTGGCCAGATGTTCAGCAGCTAACTGAAGTGGACTTTGAGGTGTTCCGACCGCGTTCCCCAGCCCGGGCTGGAGGAGTCCCCATCCCCTCCTTTGGCTCTCCACGAGGGTCCAACACCCCCGAAAAGTCCCTGACGAGTGATCCGGCACCCAAATGCAGCCAGAGGAAGAGACCGGAGTGTGTGCGGGACAGGCAGGCGGAGCCCATCCACCACAAGCTGCTCACCTGGTTCGGGGATCAGCCCCCAGCGCCTTTTGGGCTTCACCAGCTGGTGGAAATTGGCAAAAGTTCAGGGAAGAAGGCTGGTGACTGGTATGGCCCCTCTATAGTGGCACACATTGTAAG gaaagcGGTAGCCAAAACCTCTGTTCTCCACAACCTGGCTGTATATGTGGCTCAGGATTGTACAG TGTACAAAGAGGACGTGGTGAATCTATGTGACCTGTCACTAAGCCAGACTCCCCCTGATCCGTCCAGCCAGGCCTGGAAGTCCGTCATCATACTGGTGCCTGTTCGGCTGGGAGGGGAGGCCCTCAACCCGTCCTACATCGAATGTGTCAAG AACATCCTCAAGCTGGATTGTTGTATTGGAATCATCGGAGGCAAACCGAAGCACTCACTTTACTTCATTGGCTTCCAAG ACGAGCAGCTGCTGTATCTGGACCCTCACTACTGCCAGCCTGTGGTGGATGTCTCTCAGGTCAACTTCTCACTGGAG TCGTTCCACTGTAGCTCTCCCAAGAAGATGCCCTTCAACCGCATGGATCCCAGCTGCACCATCGGCTTTTATGCCAAGAACAAGAAGGACTTTGAGTCTCTCTGTTCTGCTGTTAGTGTG GCCCTGTCGTCATCGAAGGAGAAGTACCCCATCTTTACCTTCGTAGAGGGCCAGGGTCAGGATTATGGACTTGAGGGTCACAGCAGCAACCTCAGTGGACCTGCAGCCCACATCCTGCCCCCCGGCAACCTGAGCAGGAGTAACAACAGGAGAAACAGTGATGAGTTCGTCTTCCTGTGA
- the LOC129095529 gene encoding LOW QUALITY PROTEIN: transcription activator BRG1 (The sequence of the model RefSeq protein was modified relative to this genomic sequence to represent the inferred CDS: inserted 1 base in 1 codon), with amino-acid sequence MSTPDPPMGGTPRPGPSPGPGPSPGAMLGPSPGPSPGSSHSMMGPSPGPPSSGHSQPGTSGYGQDNMHSLHKSMESLHEKSMGEEGRFSQMKGLSMRQGGHSGMGPPPSPLDQHSQGYHSPLGGSDHSSPVPSNGPPSGPLMPSSSSSSSSGGPGSASASLDGPSGDQHTLGPINRPGPPGSSGLGPSPGPSLGPVGVSSLGSGLEPGGPPCPGGPAGPTPFNQNQLHQLRAQIMAYKMLARGQPLPDHLQMAVQGKRPMPGMQQPMPSLAPGTGGGPIVGPAGPVPVPGPMGYSRAHGMMGPNMPPPGPSGTMGMQGQNLNGPPKSWPEGPMVNAAAPSNAPQKLIPPQPTGRPSPAPPSVPPAASPVMPPQTQSPGQPAQPTPMMPYHAKQNRITPIQKPCGLDPVEILQEREFRLQARITHRIAELENLPGSLAGDLRTKATIELKALRLLNFQRQLRQEVVVCMRRDTALETALDAKAYKRSKRQSLREARITEKLEKQQKIEQERKRRQKHQEYLNSILQHAKDFKEYHRSITGKMQKLTKAVATYHANTEREQKKENERIEKERMRRLMAEDEEGYRKLIDQKKDKRLAYLLQQTDEYVANLTELVRAHKAAQALKEKKKKKKKKKKLEIAESQTAAMGPDGEPLDETSQMSDLPVKVIHVDSGNILTGLDAPKAGQLDTWLEMNPGYEVAPRSDSEDSEEEEEEEEEEEEPQPSATQVEEKKKITDPDCEDVSEVDVRHIIENAKQDVDDEYSGAAFARGLQSYYAVAHAVTEKVEKQSSLLINGQLKQYQVKGLEWLVSLYNNNLNGILADEMGLGKTIQTIALITYLMELKRLNGPYLIIVPLSTLSNWVYEFDKWAPTVVKVSYKGSPAARRAFVPQLRSGKFNVLLTTYEYIIKDKQVLAKIRWKYMIVDEGHRMKNHHCKLTQVLNTHYLAPRRVLLTGTPLQNKLPELWALLNFLLPTIFKSCITFEQWFNAPFAMTGEKVDLNEEETILIIRRLHKVLRPFLLRRLKKEVEAQLPEKVEYVIKCDMSSLQRVLYRHMQAKGVLLTDGSEKDKKGKGGTKTLMNTIMQLRKICNHPYMFQQIEESFSEHLGFTGGIVQGPDLYRASGKFEVLDRILPKLNVTNHKVLLFCQMTTLMTIMEDYFAYRSFKYLRLDGTTKAEDRGMLLKTFNEPGSDYFIFLLSTRAGGLGLNLQSADTVVIFDSDWNPHQDLQAQDRAHRIGQQNEVRVLRLCTVNSVEEKILAAAKYKLNVDQKVIQAGMFDQKSSSHERRAFLQAILEHEEQDEEEDEVPDDETVNQMIARSEEEFDQFMRMDLDRRREDARNPRRKPRLMEEDELPTWIMKDDAEVERLTCEEEEEKMFGRGSRQRKEVDYSDSLTEKQWLKAIEEGTLDEVEEEVRHKKTTRKRRRDRDLDLPGPSSSSGGREEEGRPPAEKLSPNPPXLSKKMKKIVDAVIKYKDSASGRQLSEVFIQLPSRKELPEYYELIRKPVDFRKIKERIRGHRYRSLGDLERDVMLLFQNAQTFNLEGSLIYEDSIVLQSVFTSLRQKIEKEEESEGEESEEEEEELEEGSESESRSVKVKIRLGRKDKGGDRGKGRSRRSGRSRAKPVVSDDDSEDEQEEERSPSATDEES; translated from the exons ATGTCAACGCCAGATCCCCCCATGGGTGGCACCCCTCGCCCAGGTCCTTCCCCTGGTCCGGGTCCCTCTCCAGGGGCCATGCTGGGCCCCAGCCCTGGGCCCTCCCCGGGCTCCTCTCACAGTATGATGGGCCCCAGCCCTGGCCCTCCGTCCTCTGGACACTCTCAGCCGGGAACCTCTGGATACGGCCAGGACAACATGCACTCTCTGCACAAA TCCATGGAGAGCCTGCATGAGAAGAGCATGGGGGAGGAGGGCCGATTCAGCCAGATGAAGGGACTGTCAATGAGACAGGGCGGGCACAGTGGTATGGGCCCCCCGCCCAGCCCTCTAGACCAACACTCACAAG GTTACCACTCTCCTTTGGGTGGCTCTGACCATTCCAGCCCTGTCCCTTCAAATGGCCCCCCCTCTGGACCTCTTATGccatcatcctcttcctcctcctcctctggtggtCCTGGCTCTGCCTCTGCATCTTTAGATGGTCCCAGTGGAGATCAACATACCCTGGGTCCCATTAACCGTCCTGGTCCTCCAGGTAGCTCCGGCCTCGGCCCCAGCCCTGGACCCAGCCTGGGCCCCGTCGGGGTCTCCAGCCTCGGCTCTGGCCTTGAACCTGGAGGTCCTCCGTGCCCTGGAGGTCCTGCCGGCCCTACTCCTTTCAACCAGAACCAGCTTCACCAACTCAGAGCCCAGATCATGGCTTACAAGATGCTGGCCCGGGGGCAGCCGCTGCCAGACCACCTGCAGATGGCTGTCCAAGGGAAGAGGCCGATGCCCGGGATGCAGCAGCCGATGCCTAGCCTGGCTCCTGGAACTGGAGGCGGGCCAATAGTGGGGCCAGCAGGACCAGTACCAGTGCCTGGGCCGATGGGCTACAGTCGAGCTCATG GAATGATGGGTCCCAACATGCCTCCTCCAGGCCCATCGGGTACCATGGGGATGCAGGGACAAAACCTAAACGGACCCCCCAAGTCCTGGCCTGAAG GTCCCATGGTGAACGCAGCAGCCCCCTCCAACGCACCCCAAAAGCTCATTCCCCCTCAGCCCACTGGTCGGCCCTCTCCTGCCCCGCCCTCTGTTCCCCCGGCCGCCTCCCCAGTAATGCCGCCACAGACTCAGTCCCCTGGCCAGCCAGCGCAGCCTACTCCCATGATGCCTTACCACGCCAAGCAGAACCGCATTACCCCCATTCAGAAACCCTGCGGCCTCGACCCAGTGGAGATACTGCAGGAGAGGGAGTTCAG GTTACAGGCTCGTATCACTCACCGTATTGCTGAGCTGGAGAACCTGCCGGGCTCTCTGGCTGGTGATCTACGTACCAAAGCTACCATAGAGCTCAAAGCCCTCCGACTGCTGAACTTCCAGAGACAG CTGCgtcaggaggtggtggtgtgTATGCGTCGGGACACGGCTCTGGAGACCGCCCTCGATGCCAAGGCCTACAAGCGAAGCAAGCGGCAGTCTCTTCGTGAGGCGCGCATCACGGAGAAACTGGAGAAACAGCAGAAGATCGAGCAGGAGCGCAAACGCAGACAGAAACATCAG GAGTACCTCAACAGCATCCTGCAGCACGCCAAAGACTTCAAAGAGTACCACCGCTCCATCACGGGCAAAATGCAAAAACTGACCAAAGCAGTGGCGACCTACCACGCCAACACGGAACGGGAGCAGAAGAAAGAGAACGAGCGTATCgagaaggagaggatgaggaggctCATG gctgaggatgaggagggcTACCGTAAACTGATTGACCAGAAGAAGGACAAGCGTCTGGCCTACCTGCTGCAGCAAACGGACGAGTACGTCGCCAACCTCACCGAGCTGGTCCGAGCTCACAAAGCTGCGCAGGCCCtcaaggagaaaaagaagaagaagaagaaaaagaagaag TTGGAGATCGCTGAGAGTCAGACCGCTGCCATGGGTCCTGATGGAGAG CCTCTGGATGAGACGAGTCAGATGAGTGACCTGCCTGTGAAGGTCATCCACGTGGACAGTGGGAACATCCTGACAGGACTGGACGCTCCTAAGGCCGGACAGCTGGATACCTGGCTGGAGATGAACCCTGG TTATGAGGTGGCTCCTCGCTCAGACAGTGAagacagcgaggaggaggaagaggaggag gaggaagaggaggagcctCAGCCGTCAGCTACTCAggtggaggaaaagaagaagattaCAGACCCTGACTGCGAAGACGTGTCAGAGGTGGACGTCCGGCACATCATCGA AAACGCTAAGCAGGATGTGGATGACGAATACAGCGGCGCGGCGTTCGCCCGTGGCCTCCAGTCTTATTATGCCGTGGCTCACGCTGTCACAGAGAAGGTGGAGAAACAGTCCAGTTTGTTAATAAACGGACAACTCAAACAGTATCAG GTTAAAGGTCTGGAGTGGCTGGTTTCCCTCTACAACAACAACCTGAATGGGATCCTGGCGGATGAGATGGGTTTGGGAAAAACCATCCAAACCATCGCCCTCATCACGTACCTCATGGAGCTCAAACGGCTCAATGGGCCCTACCTCATCATTGTACCCCTCTC AACTCTTTCCAACTGGGTGTATGAGTTTGACAAGTGGGCACCGACGGTTGTGAAAGTGTCCTACAAG GGATCTCCTGCCGCCAGAAGAGCCTTCGTCCCACAACTGCGCAGCGGCAAGTTCAATGTTTTACTCACCACGTACGAGTACATCATCAAGGATAAACAAGTACTGGCCAAG ATTCGCTGGAAGTACATGATCGTGGACGAGGGCCACCGTATGAAGAACCACCACTGCAAGCTGACCCAGGTCCTGAACACCCACTACCTGGCCCCACGGCGGGTCCTGCTGACAGGCACTCCGCTGCAGAACAAACTACCCGAGCTCTGGGCGTTGCTGAACTTCCTCCTGCCCACCATCTTCAAGAGCTGCATCACCTTCGAGCAGTGGTTCAACGCACCGTTCGCCATGACTGGAGAGAAG GTGGACCTGAATGAAGAGGAGACCATCTTGATCATCCGTCGTCTCCACAAAGTACTTCGGCCCTTCCTGTTACGCAGATTAAAGAAGGAAGTGGAGGCACAGCTTCCAGAGAAG GTGGAATACGTGATAAAGTGTGACATGTCGTCTCTTCAGAGGGTGCTGTACAGGCACATGCAGGCCAAGGGGGTCCTGCTCACTGATGGATCTGAGAAGGACAAGAAG GGTAAAGGAGGCACAAAGACCCTGATGAACACCATCATGCAGCTGAGGAAGATCTGTAACCACCCGTACATGTTCCAGCAAATAGAG GAATCTTTCTCTGAACATTTAGGATTCACTGGTGGGATAGTCCAGGG CCCTGACCTGTATCGGGCATCGGGAAAGTTTGAGGTGTTGGATCGAATCCTGCCAAAGCTGAATGTCACAAACCACAAAGTGCTGCTCTTCTGTCAGATGACCACGCTTATGACCATCATGGAGGACTACTTTGCCTATCGCAGCTTCAAGTATCTGCGTCTGGATG GCACTACGAAAGCGGAGGATCGAGGAATGTTGCTGAAGACATTCAATGAACCGGGGTCGGACTACTTTATCTTCCTCCTGAGCACAAGAGCTGGAGGTCTAGGCCTGAACTTGCAGTCTGCTGACACTGTGGTTATTTTTGACTCTGACTGGAATCCACACCAG gaccTGCAGGCTCAGGACAGAGCCCACCGCATCGGTCAGCAGAACGAGGTGCGCGTGCTGCGTCTCTGCACGGTCAACAGCGTTGAAGAGAAAATTTTGGCCGCTGCCAAATACAAACTGAACGTGGACCAAAAGGTCATTCAGGCCGGCATGTTTGACCAGAAGTCCTCCAGCCACGAGCGCAGGGCCTTCCTGCAGGCCATCCTGGAACACGAGGAGCAGGACGAG gaggaggatgaggtgCCAGACGACGAGACAGTCAACCAGATGATTGCCAGGAGCGAGGAGGAGTTCGACCAGTTCATG cGTATGGACCTGGACCGCCGTCGCGAGGATGCCCGTAACCCTCGGCGAAAACCTCGTCTGATGGAGGAGGACGAGCTGCCCACCTGGATCATGAAGGACGACGCCGAGGTTGAGCGGCTGACctgcgaggaggaggaggagaagatgttTGGACGTGGATCTCGGCAGCGAAAGGAGGTGGACTACAGCGACTCATTGACGGAGAAGCAGTGGCTCAAG GCGATAGAGGAGGGAACGCTGGacgaggtggaggaagaggtgCGTCACAAAAAGACGACCAGAAAGAGGAGGCGGGACCGCGACCTGGATCTCCCCggcccctcctcttcctcgggGGGACGAG aggaagaggggCGACCGCCTGCTGAGAAACTCTCCCCCAACCCCC CCCTCtcaaagaagatgaagaagatcgTGGACGCCGTCATCAAGTATAAAGACAG CGCCAGTGGGCGTCAGCTGAGCGAGGTGTTCATCCAGCTGCCTTCTCGAAAAGAGCTGCCGGAGTACTACGAACTGATCCGCAAGCCTGTGGACTTCAGAAAGATCAAG GAGAGGATTCGAGGTCATCGCTACCGCAGTCTGGGTGACCTGGAGAGAGACGTCATGCTGCTCTTCCAAAACGCTCAGACCTTCAACCTGGAAGGATCGCTA ATATATGAAGACTCCATCGTCCTCCAGTCAGTGTTCACCAGTTTGAGGCAAAAGAtcgagaaggaggaggaaagtgagggagaggagagcgaggaagaggaagaggagctggaggaaggaTCCGAGTCTGAAT CTCGTTCAGTGAAAGTGAAGATCCGTCTGGGAAGGAAGGATAAAGGTGGAGATCGAGGAAAGGGACGCAGCAGACGATCAGGACGCAGCAGAGCCAAACCTGTTGTCAGTGATGACGACTCTGAGGACGAGCAGGAAGAG GAGCGCTCCCCCAGTGCCACTGACGAGGAGTCCTGA